In one Bombyx mori chromosome 4, ASM3026992v2 genomic region, the following are encoded:
- the LOC101735520 gene encoding alpha-tocopherol transfer protein-like, with product MIAEILLLEDDNFTICGEDLVTDLKDMGFGLLRQWTPAFARKLFMCFENALTIRMARIDLLNAPIGMKTAVAIFKLFLKEKLKKRIYIYNEDYEEMFKYIPKSLLPKEYGGTEGTLQDLTDHWKNKVESYRSWYLRENLKD from the exons ATGATAGCTGAGATATTGTTACTTGAAGATGATAATTTTACTATATGTGGCGAG gatCTTGTCACCGACTTGAAAGACATGGGCTTCGGTTTGTTAAGACAATGGACACCCGCATTCGCCAGAAAGCTGTTTATGTGTTTTGAAAATGCACTAACTATCCGTATGGCCAGAATTGACCTGCTAAACGCTCCTATTGGAATGAAAACAGCAGTtgctattttcaaattatttttaaaggaaAAATTGAAGAAAAGG atatacatatacaaCGAGGACTATGAAGAGATGTTTAAATACATACCGAAATCATTGCTGCCTAAAGAATACGGAGGCACTGAAGGTACCTTACAAGATTTGACAG ATCATTGGAAGAACAAAGTGGAAAGCTACCGGTCTTGGTATTTGCGAGAGAATCTAAAAGATTGA